The genome window TCTCCATTCTAAATAATCCATCTATTTTACCACCTATCATTTTCTATCTATTCGTTTACAAGTATAGCTTATGACTGTCGACAAAAAAATGAAAAAGACTGAGCAGAACCTCTACCCAGCCTCTTTACCTACTATTCTTTTGGTGCTTGAAACGGCTTTTCATCTGGATACAAACGACCTAGCATTTCATCATATGTATCATTCCCGTAATCAAAGCAACGACGTACACGTGAAATAGTTGCAGTACTTGCACCTGTTTCCTTTTTAATGGATTCGTAGGTTTTCTTTAAACGTAGTAAATGCGCAACCTCAAAGCGTTGTGCCAGCGATTGAATTTCACTAATCGTACATAAATCATCAAAAAACTTATAGCATTCTTCGATGTCTTTCAGCTCTAACACTGCTTTAAATAATTGATCTGTTTGATGCCCTCGAATTTTTTCGATTTGCATGCAATTTTCCTCCCTTTAAGGCTGCGTTTTCACCATTGCTTGTAACCCTGGTGAAGTTGGTATGAAATGAACCCAAGACTTCCCTGGTACTAGCTTTACAAGTTCCCCAGACTCTTCTACAGCCATTGGTATTCCATCAATATTAGCCCATTTGACTTCTCTCATATAGCCATTTTGAAATACATACGCATTTCCACCAGAAGTTAAATCAATTTCTTGGCGTCCCTCTTTATCAACAGTTTGATGTTTCATTTCAAAAAATAGAACATTTGCCAATGATAATGTGTCGCCTGTTAACATATCCTTTGTGTCAACGCCAGCCGATTGTCGTCCATAACGATTACTTTGATGATCATACACATACGAATTATGGAAATACTCACTATTTCCGTAGTAAATGTCAACTTGACTTGTTTCAATGCCTATTTTACCACGTTCATCGGGTTCATAAAAAGCCTGACTTACTTTTTCACGGTAAATCATTGAAGCGTCCACTTTTTCAGCTCCATTTAAGATATTTTCAGGCGTAATATACGAGTTGTGTGGAGCAACACGATCTTTTGAACGTTTAAAAAGTGTACCATCATAATCCATACCATTTATATTGTCGACTACATTATTACTAAGCATTGATTTTGCTTCTGGGCTATAGCCATGTGCTACGTAAAATGCATCGAAGCCTTTCGCAAGATCAACAAAATAAGATCGAGCACTACGAACAGGCCCTATATTTTCTGGCAGTTCACTTTGATAGACTGCTAAAAAACGAGTTACATTGCCTTCTGCCAACATTTCATAAATGATATCTGCCGCAGCCAATCCTGATTGTGGACGTGCTTCAGGATGATTATTAATTGTGACCATAATCGGGCGTTGTGTGATTTCTTCCTTAACAGCCTCGCCTGTTAACGGAGCAACTTCCGACCCTTCTTGAACAGACTCTCCAATAGCAGATTCTTCGTCAACTTTTTTCGTATCGTCTTCCTTCACTTCCGATGAATCTTTTGAACATCCTC of Lysinibacillus agricola contains these proteins:
- a CDS encoding DUF3048 domain-containing protein: MLVFKSKKLFIAMAFSTLLIGGCSKDSSEVKEDDTKKVDEESAIGESVQEGSEVAPLTGEAVKEEITQRPIMVTINNHPEARPQSGLAAADIIYEMLAEGNVTRFLAVYQSELPENIGPVRSARSYFVDLAKGFDAFYVAHGYSPEAKSMLSNNVVDNINGMDYDGTLFKRSKDRVAPHNSYITPENILNGAEKVDASMIYREKVSQAFYEPDERGKIGIETSQVDIYYGNSEYFHNSYVYDHQSNRYGRQSAGVDTKDMLTGDTLSLANVLFFEMKHQTVDKEGRQEIDLTSGGNAYVFQNGYMREVKWANIDGIPMAVEESGELVKLVPGKSWVHFIPTSPGLQAMVKTQP
- a CDS encoding YerC/YecD family TrpR-related protein, which gives rise to MQIEKIRGHQTDQLFKAVLELKDIEECYKFFDDLCTISEIQSLAQRFEVAHLLRLKKTYESIKKETGASTATISRVRRCFDYGNDTYDEMLGRLYPDEKPFQAPKE